The sequence GCCCATTTTTCTGTATCCTCTACAATTTGAATTTAGTGTAAGATGCATGTCGTAGTTATAAGGTAAAATTAAAGCTGGGATTAGTCATCTTAGGTGTCGATGTTGAAGTCTTATTTATATATACTAATTTATGATTACAAGAACTGGGCATCGATGATTAACAATATTCTTGCTATCAGAACacttttattatgtatttggaCCAATGGGACATGCATTAAGGTTATATTGGTTGGTTAAAATATCTTGTTCGTGTAACTTCGAATGATGAGGTTATAAGATAGACAAGTTTTATGTCAAAGGAACAATGATCTATTCATAATCAGATACTGAAGGATGTGTATTACCGTTCACAATTTTCTAGATAATGAATGGGTTATAATCGGGTGGTAGTGGGTGATTAATTCTGGTATCTTTCCAAACTTTAAATTATATTGGATCTGAAGATATTAATAGATAATTGAGACAtaagtttattattattattattattgaatgaTTGTTAATTTTGTTTAAgattaggaaaaaaaaaagttttcaaaGGTACTTAGTATTAGAAAATATCAGATTTATCTTGAATTTGCTTCTTGAATTCTCTGAATTGATATCTCTTTGTAGAACTAAGGCATTAAATCATTTTATATAGGGAAAATTTTTTGTAACATATAAATTAACTTAAGATTTTGACTTAAGATGGAGACTGTTTTGACGAATGGATCAAACAGGGCTATTGAAACGAGGTTTGCAGCATGCATGCCACGTTCTCAAAGGGAAACAAATGGCCCAATAACTTATTGCTATTGCATTATATCAATTTTCACAGAGTATTATACAAACATGAATCAAATATATGAGTAAAtgaagaaattaaaataatataaaaaataattgaaggcattaaaaactaaaaacatAAATATTGAAACAAATGGAAGAAGAATGTAATGGAGAATAAATTCATTCTGCCTTTTTCATTAACAGACTATACAATCTTATATTGGTGGTAATACATCAATGTCCTACGATCTTGCCTATGATCAAGCCTAAATATTTACAAATAAGGAAACAAATAATAgaaaatcaatttaagaatattagacaAGAATTACTTAATCTAGATTTCCTTTAACACTCCCCTTCAAGTTGGCGTGTATGTTGTTAACACCCAACTTGCTAAGCAATACTTCGAACTGTGAAGAACTTAATGGCTTGGTGAAAAATCTGCAGGTTGATCTGTGGTTCGAACATGAGTTGTACGAATCATCCCTTCTTGAATCTTTTCGCGTATCAAATGACAATCTATTTCTATGTGCTTAGTTCGCTCATGAAAGACTGGATTTGAGGCTATATGCATAGCCGCCAGATTATCACAGAACAAATTCACTGGTTGTGTGTGGTTTACTTTCAGATCCTTTAAAACATTTTTCAACCATGTAATCTCACAACATGTGGTGGCCATAGAGCGATACTCTGCTTCTGCACTTGAACGGGATATGGTTGTTTGTTTCTTAGTTTTCCAAGAGACCAGCGCTTGACCAAGTAAAATGCAGTAACCTGTAATCGATCTCCTCGTGTCCTTGCAAcgagcccaatcagcatcacaaAATGCTTGCAATTCGAGTGAACCATTGGATGGCAGCAAGATGCCTTGCCCAGGAGTTTGCATATATCTCAGCACTTTATGGGCTGCATCCAAATGCGGTTGTCGAGGTTTATCCATAAATTGACTTAGTACGTGCACTGCATAAGTCAAGTCCGGTCTGGTTATAGTTaggtagatcaatcttcctacCAATCTTCTGTACGCTGCCGCATCATCCAAAAGTCTTCCATCGGATTGTGTAAGGGACATGTTCTTTTCTGCAGGAAACCGTGAAGGTTTGGCACCCAAGAAACCCGTGTCTTCCAAAATTTCCAAAGCATACTTTCTCTGTGACAGATTAATTCCATGTCGTGATCTTGCAACCTCAATGCCAAGGAAATATTTAAGTTGTCCCAAATCCTTGAGTTTGAATTGTTTGGACAAGAAAATTTTGGTGTTCTCCATATCCTGTAAATCATTTCCAGCCAATATCAcatcatcaacatatataagCAATGCCAAGAATTTACCTTGACGACTTCGGACGAATAAAGAATAATCCGATAGAGATTGGTGGAATCCTGCTGCCTTGAGTGCATTGGACAGCTTGATAAACCATTGTCTAGaggcttgttttaatccatatatTGATTTGTGAAGTTTGCAAACACGGTTCTCCCCCTTTCGTTCGAAACCCGGAGGCAAAGACATGTAAACTTCTTCTTCAAGTTCACCATGGAGAAAGGCATTATTAACATCCAATTGATGTAAATGCCAACCACGGACAGATGCAACACTTAGTAGCACGCGAACGGTAGCCATTTTGGCCACTGGAGCAAACGTTTCCTTGTAATCGACTCCTTCAACTTGACTATAACCTTTGGCCACCAAGCGAGCCTTATATCGCTCCACTGTCCCATCagccttgaatttgattttatataccCATTTACAGCCAATTGGTCGTTTATGAGATGGTAATGGAACCAAACtccaagtcttattttcttgtaaaGTTGTTATCTCATTGTGCATAGCTGCACGCCATTTGGGGCTTTGAAAAGCCTGTGAGAAGCTAGTGGGTTCTTTGAGGATCGTGAGTGCAGTAGTGTATGCTTTATGAGCAGAAGAAATGTTATCATAACACAAAAATTGAGAGATAGGATGTGGAATACCTGAAGTTTTGGCCAGATGCGTGGATGATGGTGGTTCGGTCCTTGAAGGGAGAGTCATCTCAAGGTGAAAATCCTGCAAATAGTGAGGAGATTTGATAATACGAGTGCCACGTCGAGCTGGTAGGATGGGTTCAATGGGTGATTCAGGTGGTGTGCTGGTTTGGTTATGAGGTGGTGATGATTGAAAATCTTCTGGATTTGAGGAATCAGGAATAGTGAAAACAGATTCATGCAAAGATGTCATGGTGTTTGTTTGTTCTGTTGGACTGTTAGGAGAAGGTGAGACATTTGAAGATGAATTTGGTTCAGAGAACGGATCCATGTTAATATATAGATCATGTGGGTTATTTTCGTGAGAACAAAACTTTGGTGCAGCGGAATCATTTTGTGATGCATCCATTTGGAAAGGAAAAGTAGTCTCAAAGAAAATGACATCTCTTGAAACTATTGTCCTATTTTGAGCAAGGTCAAACACTCGATAACCTTTTTGTCCATAAGGATATCCAAGAAAAATGCATCGAGATGCTCGTGGATCAAACTTTGTACGATTTTGGGCATGAGTAGAAACAAAGCACAAACAACCAAAGACACGTAAATGTGCATAACTTGGAATCTTTTCGAATAACATTTCATATGGGGTTTTCCCTTTGAGAAGTGGAGTGGGTGTTCGATTGATAAGGTACGCTGAAGTAAGAATGGAATCACCCAAAAATTTATTTGGAAGACCAGCTTGAATGAGCAAGGCACGTGCCATATTCAACAAATGTCTGTGTTTACGTTCTGCcactccattttgttgtggagtatTGACACAACTAGTTTGATGAATTATGCCCTTTTGCGcataaaaattttcaagtttGAATTCAGGACCATTATCACTACGAACGACCTTTACTTTGGAATTGAATTGATTTTCTGCTAAGTTGATGAAATTGATCAGAAGACTTCGAGTATCAGATTTGTGCTTCATAAGATAAACCCATGTGCATCTAGTGTAATCATCAACAATAGTAAGAAAGTATTTAGCACCTGAAACAGAAGCAACTTTATAACCACCCCAAATGTCGATATGGATCAATTCAAAGCTAGATGTAGTAGTGATAGAACTCAAATGAAATGGAAGTCTAGTTTGCTTGGCTAAAGGGCAAATGAAACATCTGTCCACACGGATTTTATTATTGAATTTCGGAAATGAGAATAGCTCAGAGGCTCTGGTTGAGGGATGTCCTAGGCGTTGGTGCCAAAGAGTCGATCTAGAGTCTTGAGCTTGGTTGCATTTTCCACCCTTTTGAGCTTGTTCAAGATAGTAGAGACCCTCCCGTTCAATTCCCGTCCCAATCATCTTCCCCGATCGTAGGTCCTGAATGACACAAAATTGATTTAGGAAAATGGTCATACAAGACGAATCAGAAGCCAATTTACTTATTGAAATTAGATTCAATCGAAAATATGGGACGCAAAGTAGTCAAGAATCAAATCAGGAGACAACACAACTTTTCCAATATGAGTTACTTGTGCCACTGACCCATTTGGCAATTCCACAGTACGATTATTAATGAGATTTGAGGATGTGAGAAAATCTGGATTACAAACCATATGATCTGTGCACCCACTATCCAAAATATATGTGCTTCTTTTGTCATTAGATACAAGTGAGAAAGCTTTACCTGAAAGTTCTTCATGGTTTGAACAACTACTGACATTATTGGAAGAAGAAGATTTACTTTTCAACAAATCGAGGATTTGCTTGCATTCTTCGGTTGTAAATGGGAAATTCATATCCCTTCTTTGATTCATATTTGATATGACCTGATTTCCCTTGGAAATATTTGTATCGAACCTTCCTTCAGCCATTGTTTTCCTTTTTCGACAGTTTTCTGCCTTATGTCCATTCCAACCACAAGAATCACATATCAGGTGTGCACGACAATTTTTTGTGGTGTGATTTGTTCTCTTGCACTTAGAACATTTCATTTCACCTCCATATCCACGGCTCGAGTTTCTCACGGCAAATGCGGCGGCATCTGATTGAGTATTATTTTTCCCTGTTGTCGCTTCTGATTGTTTTTCATGACGAAGAACCAATGAATATGCCTTGTTAACTGTGGGTAATGGATCTTGTATCAAAATATTGCTACGAACACCGACATACGAGTCATTAAGACCCATAAGGAACTTCATGGTCTTTTGAGTCTCTATGAAGGTGTTCACTTCTTTGATCGATCCACAAGTGCATGGTGGGATGGTGCAAAGTGCATCACGTTCATCCCACAAACCTTTCAATTTTGTGAAGTAGGATCCAACTGATATGTTGCCTTGCACACAATTGTGAATCTCATTTTTGATATTGAACAATTGTACCACATTGACGTGTGAGAATCGCTCTTGCAACTCAATCCACATCTGTCTAGCATCTTTGCAATTGATGACGCTACTAGCTATATCTTTGGACATCGATCCTAGCAGCCAAGTCTTGACCAGATTGTTGCATCGGTTCCATTGTTGGTGTTCTTCTGGATTCTTTTCACTCGGCTCCTTGATCGACCCATCTATAAAACCGATTTTGTTTTTGACTGTCAAGGCCATAGTCATGGATTGGCTCCATGTGCTATAGTTATCTTCGACTAAAGATTGCGGCACAAGAATGGCGCCGGGTTGATCTGAATGGTGGAGATAAAGCTGGTGATTGGGGTTATCCCATTTTGCACTTTGAGTCGTGCCTTTTTGTTTTTCATCTCCCATGGTGGTAGGCTTTAGATATTTTTAGTGTATGCCCAGgttaggctttgataccatgaaACAAATGGAAGAAGAACGTAATGGAGAATAAATTCATTCTGCCTTTTTCATTAACAAACTATACAATCTTATATTGGTGATAATACATCAATGTCCTACGATCTTGCCTATGATTAAGCCTAAATATTTACAAATAAGGAAACAAATAATAgaaaatcaatttaagaatattagacaAGAATTACTTAATCTAGATTTCCTTTAACAAATATAATAACGACATAAgacacaaaacaaaataaaaatgaataaaataatgtAGCATGAAGCTTAAACAAATATCTCATGAGGAGACAGAAGAGTCATGTTATAATTGCCTGCTTTCGTGATCTTTTGACCTGCACGTGTAGACTTGTATATGAGTTCTttttatccatccataattcaAAGCAAATAAATGGTAAGGCTGTCCATagggcataggcgagttggtaaggcttGAGGTAACGTGGGAAGAGATTTTCCAGCGTTGCGCGTTcaatcctcgtgtggagcatattctctgctgaaatattgtagGAATATGCTTTGGGGGTTGACAATGttgctccctccttcaggtctTAGTCGCTCGTGCACATCTCTCGATTTAACATTCGAATGAGCCAATGAgtctctgactcatgtggaatggggctcccttcggggtcaacccttttttaaaaaaataaatggtaAGGCATTCTAGAACATGGTTCATTGGTTTTTGGTGCTTGAGGTctaatagatatagatatatattatttttattttgggaAAATTACATCTCAGATATGCCCAGAATAGAAGGCTCTTAAACATCATTTATACATTTTTCGTTTGCAAATAGTTGGGCACAATGTAGTTAATTGGGCGTTCGATGGGTACAAAATTGTGAAGAATTTTAATATGTTCAGATGAGAGACTCGTGTAATTTGGACATGGAGAGAGAAGTAGATTACACTGCATTTTAGTGTATTATTACAAGCATAGAATTGTCATTTTCCTGTTCATTTAAAGCACAAGAACACAAGATTTCACGTAATCGGAATTTAATAaatggaaaaagaaaagaggTATGAGGCATGCAAAATTGCCCATGACAAATGCGTGGCTGCGTTTGGTTGTCTATGttgaaattattatatattttacacCAATAAGAAAAAAATGATGTGCTTTTGGAACAAGGTGATCCTCATTTCTTCCATAATGAAGATATTCATTTCTTACTCTTTCCATTTTCTTAGCCCTGTATATATTTGAACATGTAACCACATACCCACGTCTCTAAGCAAACAAGAAATCAAATACCATTTGTCATTTTTCATCGGATTGACTGTATATAATGTACGACCTTAGTAGGCTTAGACTAgattgattaattatttaaaatgaaCTATCCTCGAGCCAACCACAATGGTCCCAAAACAAAATGGTTGTCGAATTAAACTTGGGATCGGATATGCTTCCAAGTTCAACTTCACTTGCTATGGTGACAGCAGATAAAAACATGGGGTAACTAAAATGGTTTTTTTTCCCCTTCaatttctttatttctttttcCCCATGTTAGCATACACCTCAACATCTTTCGGAGAGACCTTAACAAAGAGACCAAGGTTCGCCGCCAGGAGCCAAGGACGCCTAGGCTGGTAGACTAGCACCTTTTCAGTGCGGTCGGCCGGCATGTAGGCTGATTTTTTAGAATACTGAAAGAGACCTATATGAGAGCTGTCAAAACAATCATTGAAAGAATTGCAGGTCAAAACATCACGAAAGCGGGCAATTATAAAAAGACACTTGTATATCATGAAAGAATAGTAAACCGATTGACGATATGTGTCCACATACAAGGCCAAGATAACTGAGAAATTCCCATTTGAAAATCAACCAAAATAGCATTTGCACCAGCAGCCGACATGCAATCAAGAGTATCCCGCTAAGTACTCAAAATTTATAGACTGCCAAAACATCTGCTAATCAATCGTACACTGCACTATTGTTTTCACCCACAACTTAGCAAACAACCCGTATTCTTCATAAATGTAGATACATAGTACATGATTTCGTGTCTTTTGGCGTAAAAGTTTCATTAGCTTACCACCTCTAAACTCTGGAAGAAAAAATTGAGTGACTTAGAGAGGAAATATATATTGAGATAGGTTGGAACAAAGACAGAAGTCAAACATAAACAAAGTTATTCATTCAATCTTGAAAACCACACCctaaaacacaaaaatatatgACGTATCTTGAAAGCCCCTTTCAGTACGCTGTCCACTAAATAAATTAGCATATGCCGTATCTCCAATCCTATTACATGCAGCAGTACACGACTCCTGAAAacggaaaaagaaaaaagaaatgtCAGGTTTGGGAATTTATGTGAGATATGAACTGTGTCTATGGTATTATGTGCACGTACCCGAATTGATGATTACATAGTTCATTTCCACTAAACAGTGTTGTTCAGATAATAGTCCTCGGGCCATGATTTTCTACTGATACTGAAATGAGGCCTTGCAGAAGGCGGGAACCGATTTCGTTGAAGGCGATTTCCAGAAAATGATTAGTTATGGCATAGTGTATTGGCTgcgaatttaaaaaaaaaaaaaaaaaaaaaaccgactACTGTCATCATAGATATGGTAGATTAAATGCAATTGAGAAACACAAAGTTACCGTGGATTCTTTTGCAGGGAAGATATCGAACCAATCTCGTCCCTTGCGAGCGGAACGGTTAAGTAACTGAGGACAGAAATCACATGAGATATTTGCTCGGGTGTCCTCAGGCATTCGAGAAAATTCCGCAATGACTGAGATCTGCAAAGAAACACAAAAATTTGAGGAAGTTGTCGAGTTTACAAAATTCTAAAGATACGTACGTACCCTTGagagtggagacagagagacaTTAGTAAACGGACATCGGCAGTGATAGAAGAAACCAACTCGTTCATCAGTTGAGGGATCCATCATCAACGCGCAGAGGTGATCTTTCAGCTCTGAAAAGATCATTTGCATGTCTTCCGATTTCCCTTCTTGGAGCTTCTGATGCAACAACTGGCAACCGTCTGGATCACTTGCTATCGACAATACCTTTCCCTTCAAATCTTCGAAAAGTTTTTGGCCGGCGGAATCCATGCGTCGGAAACTTAATTGGGAGAAGAAAAGGGCTTcgattatattaattaatttggagATCAGAATAAAAGGAAAAGGGTTTTGATTTTGTACCAATACCTTTAACCCTGCTGTATAAAAAAACCAAAtcagtttttttaatttataaggtTGTTTAAATagtcatttaaataattaaaacaacatttttttaaatcaaatatttaaaaaatcaatattttaaaaaatatctatgAAATTCAAACGACCAAACTTCAATCTTAGTCTTTGTCctctcacacacacaaaatatttattttagctccatgttatattatttaatttatttttattgtttttttcttATCAAATGTCCTTATTAATTAGTATATTCATATATTCTTAGTTTTTAGTGtcctaaaatttttattattattatttcagtTTCTTCGTTACTGATATTTAGCTATAACAACCAAATCCACCATAAAAATGGTGAAAATCACATGGACAGAATAACTTTTCTTATCATTAATAAATCCATTTTCAATCACTCTTTTCAATTTCAAGCAGCAGTGAGGAAGAATAAAATCTATTTATGATTTCTCTCTATTTATAACTTTCTTCAAATTAATCATTGAATGTCTGTCaagattttaagaaaaaaagTCCACCAAAACTGTCTATGTTGAAAGACACAAAAGAAATATTAGAATAAATAGACGACCCTTAAAGTGATTATTTTGAAAAGGGTCACAACAATAAAAAAGAGGAGCAACAActatattgaaaaataaaaaatttcaaacccAAAATTCCATACCTATATAATGAAATTCATGGTTGTGTAATACCATGTGAAAATGGATATAATGTAATAGCAATAAGTTTTTTggccttttttttttcaaacccAAAATTCGATGCGTTATCCATGGTTGTGTAATACCATGTGAAAAAATGGATACAATGTAATAGCAATAAGTTTTTTGGCCATTGTTTGCTCAACTTTTTTGGTTCATTGCGGTTTAACTATATTTTGAGGAAAACCCGAGATTATAAATAAAGATGATTGATTATTATGATGTGAAAATACTAATCTGAAAAGGAATTTAAGACTAGTGAGAATATTTactttattattatgaatattaaTCACCAAATAATCTTAGTAAGATGGATACCTCAAAGGAAGATAATTGAGTATTAAGATGGATACTAACAACTCAACATTCAGAAATTTGGGATTGATAAGAACATTTTGGATCGAATCCTAATATCTTGATACAATTTGAATGAATCGAGAACTTTCAATTAGTAAATTGAGTATAAAATGCTAGAAAATCAACCACTCCATTCATAAATTTGGCACTATTTTGAGAATTCTGTTTTGCGGCCGTCATATGTATTTGCATATAATTTGAGTAAAATCGAGCACTTTCAACGAGCAGTAAACATTATATGTGtaattaagttatatatattttaaatatatttagaaTTATTCTAAATTGGAGACAATTCGAACCAGAAGAAAATTCCGGAGTTGACATGGTGGAATCGGCGCCATAACAATATCAGAGAAACATGCACAAAAACAAAGGTCATATGCGTATGGGAGAGGAGACAGTAACAGTAGTGCTGCTTTCGGGGCATAAAGATGAAGTCATGATATTTCTCGATAATCTAGACACGTATGATTCTTCTATCTTTTCTTTTTAGGCAGAACAATATTCTTTCCATGGCGGTGGCTATGCAAGTGATCGGAGATCTGACGATTCAAAGCCTCTTTGACGGTTTCCTGCGAGATTGTACAATGCCGTATTAATTAACCATAAATAAATTTCGAGTAGCAAACTATATTAAGAAATAAAGATAAGCATATTTGTTATTGGTACCGCAGAGTGTTTCGATAATAGATTTGCCATAAGGATCTACAAGGACTGTGGAGAAATGAGGACTGTGTATTATCTCATAGAATGATTTGAGGTGCGTATGGTTTTTCGTATTTCTCCATCAATGTCAATACTACATTGCTTCCTTGTTTGTGCATCGAGAGGAGAGCGAAATCCCCACTCAGTTGACCCACAATGTCTCTTACCAAATTATCCATCCTGGCGGATATTGCATACATCACCATACAGCACCTGAAACAGGAAAAAATGTTGTGTTTTTTGGATTTTATGAGTGTGTGCGTGCGCATCTATGAACACAACACATACCCAATTGGATGTCGAGACAGCTGAGATACATCTGCCGCTAGTTTTGAGAGAATACTCGGGTGGCTTTCTAGTAAAAAAGCTTTAATTCCGAGCACTTTCATAAGAAATCTGAATCCGCTTTCGTGGGTGGCCATGTCGAAAAAAATGTATTTGAAATACTTATATCCAAGTGGAGCCTTAGTGAATATGAAAAACCGGGATGAAAATCAGTGACACAAATACTTGAGTTTGTTCTGGAGAGAAGAAGTCGAAGCAAAGGCCAATGACGGTAAAACCAATATGGTCGTATACGAGCCGTGGCGTGAGGCGTTGCAAGGCGCATATCATATCAGATTTTTGCTTTGGTGTTCTGAGACACCGGAGAAAGCACATCACGGCGCCAGACCTGCAAatgaaagaaacacaaaaataaagaaatttgACGTGTTTTAAGGTTACTGTGCAAATTATGGGTTTGTAGGCATACCCAGTCCAGTTGAGACACAAAAGCATGAG comes from Henckelia pumila isolate YLH828 chromosome 4, ASM3356847v2, whole genome shotgun sequence and encodes:
- the LOC140862174 gene encoding uncharacterized protein; translation: MGDEKQKGTTQSAKWDNPNHQLYLHHSDQPGAILVPQSLVEDNYSTWSQSMTMALTVKNKIGFIDGSIKEPSEKNPEEHQQWNRCNNLVKTWLLGSMSKDIASSVINCKDARQMWIELQERFSHVNVVQLFNIKNEIHNCVQGNISVGSYFTKLKGLWDERDALCTIPPCTCGSIKEVNTFIETQKTMKFLMGLNDSYVGVRSNILIQDPLPTVNKAYSLVLRHEKQSEATTGKNNTQSDAAAFAVRNSSRGYGGEMKCSKCKRTNHTTKNCRAHLICDSCGWNGHKAENCRKRKTMAEGRFDTNISKGNQVISNMNQRRDMNFPFTTEECKQILDLLKSKSSSSNNVSSCSNHEELSGKAFSLVSNDKRSTYILDSGCTDHMVCNPDFLTSSNLINNRTVELPNGSVAQVTHIGKVVLSPDLILDYFASHIFD